In Lentilactobacillus sp. SPB1-3, the sequence ACGCCGTTATTATTTGGTAATCAAGCCTTGCCAGTGTTAACCGGAATTGGTCTGCAAGAGCCGCTGAAACTTAGTTTAGCTTCAGTCGAAACATTAGCGAATGACGTCAAACTAGTTTTTGAAAGGAGCAATTAATCATGTTTACTGGAATTATTCAGAGCAGAAGTCGGGTATTAGACGTGGCAACTATTGATGAATCATTAAAGTTAACGATTCGCCGTCCGGAAAGCTTCGAAATTCAAGAAGGTAGTAGTTTAGCAATCAATGGCGTTTGTTTGACAGTGACTGATTTAACGAGCGAAAGTCTGATGTTGACTGTTATGCCGGAGACTTATAGAAAGACGACATTGAAATTTTTACGGGTCAATGATGTCGTGAATATTGAACCGGCTCTAACTTTGAGAGAACCACTCGATGGTCATTTTGTGTTAGGTCATGTTGATCAAACAGTTAAATTGGTAAAGAAGACCCAGGATGGTAATTCTGTAAAACTTACTTTTGAATTGCCCGATTCATTAGCAACGTTTGTGGCCTATAAAGGGTCAGTTGCGTTAGACGGAACCAGTTTAACTGTGACACAGGTAACTGATAAGACTTTTACAGTTAATTTGATTCCCTATACCGCGGATAATACTGGCCTCCTCAATGTCCATCAGGATGATCAATATAATTTGGAAGTCGATGTTCTTGCTCGTTATATTCAGCGGGCACAAGTGGAGGCGGACGTATGGTGACTAATAATTCTTTGCAGGCGCGCGCCCAAGCAGATTTACCGACTGAATACGGAAACTTCAAGGTTATCGCCTATGCAGTAGATCAGGAACCACCGACACTTTTGATTTATAAGGGAGATTTAAAGAGTGTTAAGGCACCTATGGTTAGAGTTCATTCTGAGTGCTTTACTGGCGATGTCTTAAGCTCATTAAGATGTGATTGTGGTCCGCAACTTCACGCTGCTCTTCAAAAAATTGAGGCGGCTGGTTGTGGCGCAGTTATTTACTTAAGACAAGAAGGTCGTGGCATTGGACTGGTTAATAAGTTAAAGGCGTACCGCCTTCAAGAACAAGGATTTGATACTGTGGAAGCTAATCAACAATTACATTTGCCAGTAGATAGCCGTAGTTATGAGGTTGCAGCAAACATCCTGCAGGATCAAGGTGTTAGTCATATTGATCTGCTAACTAATAATCCAGACAAAATTAAACAACTCAGTTTAGAAGGAATCACAATAGATCATCGAATTCCTCTTGAAATTCCTGCTAACCAGTTCGATCAAAAATATCTACAAACTAAAAAACGCAAACTTCATCATTTATTATCGGAGGTCGACTAAATGAAAAATATGAATGAATCGAAAAAAATCGCAATCGTTGTTTCCCAATTTAATAATATTGTTACCGACCGATTGCTAAGCGGAGCAGTACAAACCCTAAGCCAGTCTGAAATTGACGATGGCAACATAGTCGTTTACCAAGTTCCCGGAGCTTTTGAAATCCCTAGAATTGTCAATTTGGTTTCTCAAAAGGATGAGTATTCTGGAGTTATCGCTTTAGGTGCCGTTGTGAAGGGACAAACCGATCATTATCAATTTATCAGTGAAGCAGTGACACATCAGTTAGTCGAATTGGCTACCACTGCACCAGTTCCAGTGTTATTCGGCGTTCTAACTACGGATAATTTGGAACAGGCTTTGAATCGAGCAGGAGGAAAAGCTGGTAACAAGGGTAGTGAGTGCGCTAATGCTCTTTTACGACTGCTGGAAGTTGAACTGCAACTAAATTAATCATATAGATGGGTTTAATAAGGAGGATGAGCATGAGTAATATGGAGCAAGCATTAGCCGATTTAAAGGCGGGCAAATTGGTAGTCGTCACAGATGATCCTGACCGAGAAGGTGAAGGAGATCTGTTGGGAATTGCTGAATTTGCGACTCCCGCTACAGTTAATACGATGATTACACTAGCTCGCGGATTGTTGTGTGTACCAATGGCACCGGAATGGGCAGCACAGCAAGGACTTAATGCGATGACTAACACTAGTAATGATGCTTTTAATACAGCATTTTTGGTTAGTGCTGACGCCAGAAGTACAAGCACCGGAATATCTGCTTTTGATCGGGCAACCACTATCAAAAAGATGGCTGACCCACAGGCGACATTTGCAGACTTTTATCACCCAGGGCATGCCTTTCCATTGAGAGCAGTGACTGTTGGCCTGCAAGAACGCCAAGGGCATACCGAAGCTGGAGTTAGTTTGGCTAAATTAACTAGTAAAAGTCCAGTTGCTTATATTTGTGAAATAATTAAACCAGATGGTCATATGGCAAAGGGGCGAGATTTGGTGGAGTTTGCGCACCAACACAATTTTAATCTGATTTCTATCGCCAAAATCAGTGAGTATTTAGCTAATCACTAATTCAAATGTTTGAATAATCTAGTTCGCAAAAACACCGAAAAATCGGAATTTATGATTTTACGGTGTTTTTTATTGGATTTAGATATTTGAATATTGTTTAAAAAACTTTGGGTTCGATTGCTTCTATTAAAGCAGTCATACCTGAATCGATAGTTCTGTCATCAAGTGGTTGATTGAAGAACAGATACCCTAGCACCAAGCCACCCATGATGGACCAAAGAGTCCGAATAATGTCGCTATTAGGCAGTGAATTTAAGATATGATCGGCCTTTAATTCATCAATCAATGTGTTTAATTTTTGCCAATAAATATTGGGGAAAATGTTGATCAAGTTTTGTCTGACTTGATGATCATAAAAAAGCTCGGTAAAAAATATTTTAAATACTTTATCATTGTCTTTAACCATGTCCATTCGATCAATCAATAGGGCGTGGACGAACTCTGTGGTACTAGAATAATTTTGGGAAAGTTTGTCCTGGATGAATGAATCGATAGTGGATGGAAAGACACGATTTAAAACGGGTTCGATGATAGCATTTAGTAATCCCCGTTTGTTTTTAAACTTGGCAAAGATATTTCCTTCAGCTACGCCGGCAGCTTCAGCGATTTCTTTGGTACTAGTATTTTCATAACCTTTTTCAGAAAATATTTGGATCGCAGCCGTTAAGATCTTTAGCTGTTTTTCGGTGAAGTTATCTAATGTACCAGCTTGATAATATAGTTCTAACTCAGGTTTATACACAGTTTGACTCCTCAATTATTTAGTCGATGACATACGATTTGATTATATCGACCAGCTGAGGAATGTCAAATTTTCAAATATTTTCATACTAATGGTTGACACTTTTTCGGCAGGGTCTATAATAAGCTTTGGAAATTAATTGAGTGCTCACTCAAAGTGAAACCTCAAGATAGTTACCCAAATTTCAAGCCAATGGAAAGAGGGCATTCTTCTATGAAAGAAAGTGTTTGGACTGAGTCACCAGAAAACGACTCAAAAGCAGTAGTTGAAAAGGTAGAGAGCAAGAAGAGTCAAAAGAGTTTGGATGAAGTTAATGGAAGCATCAAGGTTCCAGATAATGCTGGATTCTGGCGAACATTAGCAGCTTACACCGGACCCGGAGTTCTAATCGCGGTTGGGTATATGGATCCAGGTAATTGGATTACTTCAATCGCTGGTGGAGCACAGTTTAAGTACAAGTTACTATCAGTGGTAATGATTTCTAGTTTGATCGCCATGTTACTACAATCCATGGCAGCTAAACTAGGTATTGTAACCGGAAAAGATTTAGCTCAGTTAACTCGCGAACACACTTCAAAATGGGGTGGCTTCGCACTCTGGGTTATTACAGAACTTGCAATTGTGGCAACGGATGTTGCTGAAATTATTGGATCAGCGATTGCAATCGAGTTGCTGTTCCACATTCCGTTAATTGTCGGAATTATCATCACAGCGGCTGATGTTTTGATTTTGTTATTATTGATGCGTTTAGGATTCAGAAAGATTGAAGCTATTGTGGCAACTTTAGTAGTTGTTATCTTAGCAGTCTTCCTCTACGAAGTTGCTTTGGCACAACCAAATATGCAGCAAATGTTTGCTGGATACGTTCCTACTAAGGATATTATTACTAACAAGTCCATGCTTTACTTAACACTCGGAATTGTCGGTGCCACAGTTATGCCTCATGATTTGTTCCTTGGATCATCAATTTCACAAACTCGCGAAGTTGATAGAAATAACGAAAAGGCTCTTGCAAAAGCAATCAAGTTCACAACGATCGATTCAAATATTCAATTAACCGTTGCCTTCATCGTTAACAGTTTACTATTAGTATTAGGTGCAGCATTGTTCTTCGGTACTAACAGTACACTTGGTCGATTCGTTGACTTGTTCAACTCATTGAACAATCCGCAAATCGTTGGTGCAATTGCTAGTCCAATGCTAAGTATGTTGTTCGCTGTAGCATTACTGTCATCTGGACAAAGTTCAACGATCACTGGAACATTAGCCGGTCAAATCATCATGGAAGGTTTCATTAACCTGAAGATGCCAATGTGGGCACAAAGATTATTGACTAGATTGATTTCAGTAACACCAGTTCTAGCTTTCGCTATTTACTATCATGGAAACGAAGCTAAGATTGAAGATCTCTTGACATTTTCACAAGTATTCTTGAGTGTGGCATTGCCATTCGCGGTTATCCCACTGGTCATCTTCACTAGTGATAAGAAGTTGATGGGTCGATTCGCTAACCATACTTGGGTCAAGTGGGCTGCTTGGACAGCCAGTGTCGTTCTAATTGCTTTGAATGTTTACTTGATTTGCCAAACAGTTGGAATAATTAAATAGTCGATTAATCAGCAGGGACTCTAATAGGGTTCCTGCTGTTTTTTGTTGTTTAAAATGTGGTTTAATATATAGTAGTTAAACGAAATGGGATGATGAATTATTCGTGTTGATATGTTACAAGCGATAATGATTTTATTTCCAGCAGGTATTGTTGCGGGAATTATGAGTGCAACTACGGGGATGGCTTCACTAGTTTCTTATCCGGCTTTACTCGCCGTGGGAGTGCCACCTGTGTTTGCTAATATGACTAACACAGTTTCGCTAGTATTGGCTGGAGCGGGAGCCACAATCTCTTCAAGAAGAGAACTAAGGCACCACATGAGTGATTTGTGGAAAGTATTACCACTAACACTGGTAGGTAGTGTAATCGGTGCGGTTTTATTGCTCGAACAACCGGCTGACATGTTTGAAAAGGTGGTACCATTTTTCGTTCTAACTGCTGGATTATTACTAGCATTTCCACCATCTGCAAAGACTTTAGAGGTCAGACGGGTCAGCAGAATCCGTTCAATTGGATTTGATGCCATGATTATCGTGGTCGGTGCGTATACTGGATACTTTGGTGCTGCAGGTGGAGTTATGCTGTTAGCCTTATTATCTAGAAGTGGCAAGTATGAATTCACTACATATAACGCTTTAAAGAATGTCTCACTAGGAGCATCCAACTTATTAGCAGCCATTATTTATTCTTTTAGATCACGAATTTATTGGCTATTAGTTATTCCACTGGCGCTAGGATTTTTCATCGGTGGATTGATTGGTCCGCAAATTGTCAGACTGATTCCAGACAGAATAATGAGTGGAATAGTTGTCGTGGGCGCTATTGGCTTATCGATATGGTTGTTTGTGGATGCGTATGGGCTGATATAATTAATGTTTTTAGATAATAATATTTGATAATTAACCTCAAAACAGCTACTAATTTATTTTTAAAATAAATTAGTAGCCTTTTTCGTAATAAGATAGGCACAGAAACACCGTGTTAAAATTAATTTCAAAAAATAAATGGAATTTTTTTCATTAAGGTGCTATACTTATTTTCAATGAAAACGTTTTCTTTGTTTTTTGTAGAATATTTGACTAGAAGGAGTGTTATATATGCAAGCTCAAAAGAAACATGGTTTTGGTTTTATTAAGTTTGAAGGCCAGGAACTTGATAATGGCTATACTAGTAAAATGCCAGTTTTTCAATTCGTATTGGTATCTTTATTGTTCCCTATGTGGGGAGCAGCGGCCAGTTTAAATGATATTTTGATTACTCAATTTAAGTCGATTTTTCAGTTGAGTAATTTGGCATCTGCCTATGTACAAAGTGCTTTTTCTTTAGGATATTTTTTAATGGATATTCCAGCATCTTGGTTAATTAAGCGTACATCTTACAAACTAACTATTATTATTGGTCTGCTATTATATTTGATTGGATGTGTTTTATTCTTCCCTGCTTCTGCTGCAGCAACTTATGGATTCTTTTTAGCTGCCTTGTTTGTTTTAGCCACAGGATTGACTGTTATTGAAACAGCTGCGGATACAGACTCAGCACTTTTAGGACCCGAGAAACAAAGAACACTACGTTTGAATATTTCTCAAACTTTTCTTCCTTTTGGATCTATTGCAGGAATTTTGCTTGGTAAGTATCTCATTTTTTCTGGTGGTACTAACTTAGATACGCAACTTAGCAAATTATCTGGTAGTGCAAGAATTCGATTAGGCGAAGAGGCTTTACAAAAAACATTACAACCATATAAATATATTGTTATAGTGATCGCCGTTATGATTATTTTATTTTTGATAACTGAATTTCCAAGTGGTAAACCAAAACAAAAAGTTGATGTTCCAAAGGAAAATCTTGGTAGAACTGTACTTAATCTGTTAAAAAACCATAATTTTACTTATGGTATGTTCACATTATTCATGTATGTTGGTTTGCAAGTTTCAGTTTGGTCATTTACTATTCGACTGGCTTTAGACTTGGATCATTCTATTAATGAAAGAACATCTTCAAACTTTGTTATTGGTAGTTATGTTGCTTTCTTCATCGGTCGTATATTAGCTGATTATCTTATGAGAAAGATTCCTCATTTGAAAGTATTACTTTGGTATTCAGTTCTTGGATTCATTGCTATTGGTTACATGATGATTGACCGAAGTTTTAATGGTGTGTATGTTGCTATCTTGGTATCAGGTTTGATGGGACCCGGCTACGCAACTATATACACTGAAACCCTTGGGTTTATAAAAGATCCTCATCAAACAGAAACAGCTGGCGCAATGTTAGTTATGATGGTTGTTGGTGGAGGAGTTTGGCCAGCAATTCAAGGATATGTTGCTGATGTTACTGGCTCAATGACCATATCATTTGCTGTTCACTTCTTAACATTTGGGGCAATGATTGTTTATGCTTACCATTACATTAAACATCCGTTTGACGGTCTCAAAGAAGGTGCAAAGAATGACAACATTTAAATTGTACAAAGATTATTTTGAAGATAGTGAACGAATTTTGATTAAAAATGATGAATTTATTGTTTCTAGCTTTAAATATTCATCCGGAGTTGAAGCTATTAAGATAAAGAATTCTCGTGGTTACTTAGTAATATTGCCATTTGAAGGCTTGATGATTTGGGAAGCCATGTTTGATAATTTTGATTTAAAGATGAAAAATACATTTAAGCAACCTTATTCAGGAAAACAAATTACTGATTCATATGGTCCGTTTTTGTTTCATTCGGGATTATTGTCTAGTGGAAATCCTGGACCTGAAGATGATCATTACGCGCATGGTGAATTTCCTTTGACACCAATGGATTCGTCAGTTATCGATATTAAAGATGACGAGATAAAAATAAGTAGTCAAGTTGAATATGTTAAAGGTTTTGGTGATCATTATTTCGCAGAACCATCAGTTACCCTGAAAAAAGGGAGCGCATTATTTGATGTTCGGATGTTCGTTAAAAATCTTTCAGAGTATCAAGACATGCCACTTCAGTATTTAACACACATCAATTACAAGTTTGTTGAAGGCGCCGAAATTATGCAAAATATTCCTGATAGAGCATTTGAATTGCGCACATCTATTCCTGATCATATTCATCCAACTAAAGAATGGCTTGATTTTACAGGTGAGGTATCTAAGTCGGGTAAGCTTATTAATAAGCTAGACGATATTACTCATTTCGATCCTGAAATTGTGTTCTTCGGTGATGAGCTTAATAAATTTGCTGAGCAAGCTGAATTTAGAATGAAAATGGATGATATCCATACGGTTAAAGTTTCATTTGATACTAAGCAATATCCATATGTTACACGTTGGCTTATGTATAATCCTGATTTGCAGGTTGCTGCATTTGCACTTCCTGCAACTAGTCGAACCGAAGGTAGAACAGCGGCAAAAGAAGCTGGGACATTAATTATGTTAAAGCCTCAAGAAAGTAGAGATTTTGAAGTTACTACAGGTTTAGAGGATGAAAGTGTGGAAGGGAAGTAAGTAATTTATGGCAAAGTATATATTAGGAATTGATATAGGAACTTCAGGAACTAAAGCTATTTTGATGACTACTACGGGTGAAATTGTTGCTCAGAAAAAGGACAACTATTCTTTTGCCACTCCACATCCTGGATGGGCTGAAGCGAATGCAGAAGACTGGCTTAATGCAGTAACAGCGGTAATTAGAAAACTATCTTCACATGTTGATGATGAAGATATCGTGGCTATTGGCATTGATGGATTATATGGAGGTTCCGGAATTCCTGTAGATAAGGATGGGAATGTTTTAGGACCAGCTTTAATTTGGATGGACCGTCGTGCAACAAAAGAAACCGATCAAGTTAAGGAGTTAGTTAGTGATGGTGAATTAATGGATACGACTGCTAATTTATCTGATCCATACTATGGTTATACGAAGTTGATGTGGTTAAAAGAAAATAAACCAGATTTGTATAATAAAACTGATAAGTTTTTGCCTCCTGAATCCTATGTAATATTGCAACTTACCGGACAAACTAGTATTAATTATTCTGCTGCCGGCAATTTGGCTGGAATTTTTGATATTAATGAAGATAAGTGGTCTCAAAAAATCGCTGATAAATTAGGTTTGGATACAGAAAAATTGCCTCAGAAGTTTGTTACAAGCACGGAATCAGCAGGATCGATTACTGAGGCATGGGCACAGAGATTAGGAATTAAAGCGGGAACACCGGTATTCAATACGGGTGTTGATGTGGGGCCAGCCACAGTAGGTACCGGTGTTGTTAAACCAGGAGAGGTAACGGTTGCTTTAGGAACATCAATGAATGCAGCACTGGTAACAGAAAAACCATTAAGGGATAATGGCTTGATTATATGGCCATATGCCTACCGTCCTAAAAATTTGTACTACAATTTTGCGGGAGCGAACACCGCAGGAGCAATAATAGCATGGTTCGTTAAAGAATTTGAAAAAGAGTTAGATGAAAATGATGGGCCAAAGGAACTAGATTTTCAAAGTATGGATGTTCCAGCTGGAAGTAACGGCTTACTAGTTCTGCCATATTTCATGGGAGAGAGAAGCCCATTATGGGATTCTACTGTCCGAGGAACTATTTTAGGATTATCATTAAAAACTACAAAGTATGAGTTGTATAATGCATTTCAAGAAGCAATTTCATACTCTGTTCGACAAAGTATTGAGACATTTGGAACCGAAATTGGTGATGAAATAACTCTGGTCGGTGGCGTTAGCAATTCTAAAAAGATGGTGCAAATGATTGCAGACGTTACAGGGAAGACAGTTTTAACAACCAAATCAGGAGGAGAAGCAAACTTAGGTAGTGCAATTTTAGCCGGTATTGGTATCAATGCAGTTAATCCAGAAGATGTATCAAAATGGATTAAAATTGATCAACGAGTCCTACCAAACAAGGAAAAGCACGAAATTTATAATCAATACTTTAAGATGTATAAACATGCGTATAATAGAGTTAAGGATTTTTACAAGGACTTTTCTGCAATAGATAATGATTAATTAAATTGGTCGGAGGTGGATACAATAGGTACCATTGACAAACGTGAACAAATGTTGAGGCTGGCCAGACTTTATTACGTTGAGGGTGTTGGACAAAGTCAGTTAGCGAAACAAGAGGGAATATCAAAAGCTACTGTTTCAAGAATGCTCTCACTTGCCCGTGAAAATGGATTTGTTACTATCACTGTTAACGACAATCTTAGAGATGCAAAGGTACTATCCAGACGACTTCATGAATTTTTTCCAACCGCTGATTTCACTGTCGTTTCCACATCTCAAAATGATCGAAACGAGATTCTTGATAAAGTTGCATCTTCAGTTGCAAAATACTTAGATGGATTAGTCAAGAGCGGGGATATTATTGGTTTTGGTGGTGGAGAATCTTTAAGCAAAGTTGCGGCCTATCTTGACGATAAGAAAGTTAGGGACGTTGTTGTACTATCCTTAATGGGAATGGTTACGTCACCTAAGTATGAAATATTCACTTATGAAACAGGATTTAAACTGGCGAATGCTTATCAGTCAACTGCCAACTTCTTACCATTGCCAGTTATTTTTGACAACTCATCAACGAAGGAATTAGTTGAAAAAGAGTCTTTAGTTAGATATCTTGAGAAATTGGGTAGGCTTGCTAATATTGCGCTGATTTCCCTAGATGCGATTGAAGATAGTCCCATTTTGAACGAAATGAATTACTTTGATGATGAAGAAAAACAAGAAATAAGAGATAATTCAGTTGGAGATATACTGGGACATTTCATTGATGACAAAGGAAACATTGTTAATTCCAAGCTAGAAGAAAGATTGGTTACGACGCCTCTTAGTAATCTTAAACATAAAGAACATTCAATTGTTGCTGTGAATAAAGTGGAAACCGTTCCAGCCTTAATTGCAACTTTGAAAGCACAGTATTGTAATCGAGTTTTTATTGATCAGTATAGTGCACAAGTATTAATTGACTCGCAAAATACAATTGAATAGTAAAATAACAAACCACCCACAGTTCATCGTGGGTGGTTTGTTTTGTCATAGACGAATATATGAACATCATCAACCAATTAGTGAATAAAAACAGGCACGATAGTAGTAAAAAGCAAAACGAGTGCAACAATTAATATCTGTGATTTTAACGGCATAACGTGTAATTTGACTAGTACCTTACATAATATTTAGTATGCGAATTTATGTTTTTATCCCATACCAGTACTGTGTTGATATAATATTTTATAAATGTTATTTTTACCGTTAAAATAATATTTATTGTTAATTGTGAACTTATTATAAGGAGGAATATTACGAATAATTTAGCGTTTCATATTAAAGAAGCACGAATAAATAATGGACTTTCTCAAAATGATGTTGCAACTATTTTACATATTTCTAGACAGGCAGTTTCTAAGTGGGAACGAGGAGTTGTATATCCTGATTTAGACAATTTAATTAAGTTGAGTGATATTTACAAAATTTCAGTTGATGATTTATTACGAGAGAACAACGAGGGATTAAAATCCAGAATTGAAGAAAACAATACAGAAATAAAAGACAGTCTAGAAAAATCAAAAAGGGTGAACACTCAGTTTTATCAAAATAATATTGAGGGATTAATGTTGATTGCTATTTCTATTTTATCAACGCTCATTCCTCCATTGGGATTAGTTATTCCAGCATATGTTATTTGGAGAAATACAAAATATAACAGTTTATATAAAACTATTATGTTCGTTTCGGTCATTGCAATATTAGTAAGTGCCTTAAGTTGTTATGCAATCATAAGTGATAATTGGATTCATCCTGCCAACACAACCGTTTATCGTATTAAATAGGAGTGTCGGTATGGTGTTGCTTCTTAATGTTGGAGCTAAGCGAATATGATATTTCAAACTTTCAATTGTGTGGAAACCTTTGGTTGCATTTGGTCATGAAACCATTGGTTTCTTTTTATTTCATTGATTTAATGAGATTATTATATTGTTCGATAAATCAATAGTAAGCTCAAATTGTGATTGGAGTGATATTAATGAAAGCTAATTACTTAATAATTTTAGGATTTGCGCTACCTTTTCTTATTGCGAATATACTAATGTACATAATAAATAGTAGAATTCATGATGCCGAAAGAAGGAAAACATATTTTAAATACATTTCGTTTACTTGGCCTTTCGTGATAATGGTTTATGCGTTGCTGCTAATTAATATTTTTAATTGAACTAAGATACGTATGAAACCATTCAACGTGCTTGAGTGTAGAAGATACATAGATAATCGGATTAATGATAAGGGGAGACAATTAATTTGAATTTTAAATCGTACGCTATTGGCATGATTACATATCTTTTTGTTGTAATTCTATTGGGTGTCTATTCTGGACATTTTGATATATATCAAAATGTAATAGTCCTATCAGTGTCATTTATTTTATTCATAATTTTAAAATTTACTATCTACAGAAAAAAATAAATTAAAAAGGAAAGAGGCATAGTTGTTTAAGATTACGCTTCTTTCCTTTTTAAGTGTTATAAATAATGCGATTAATAATATTGTGGAAGCACAGAATAACATAAGAATATTCAGTTATTCTGACTGAATTTTGTTTTCTGCAATGATGTGACAAAAACTGATTACTTTAAAAAAAGAGAGTTAAAAAATTCGTTCATGCGACTAGACTATTTTATCAACCAATTAGTGAATAAAAACAGGCACAATAGTAGTAAAAAGCAAAACGAGTGCGACAACTAATATCATGACACGCGTGATGTTAAACCACAGTATTTGTCTCTTCGTAAGTGATAGATTTTTAAGGCTTATAACTAGGCCAATGACACTGAGGTA encodes:
- a CDS encoding Nramp family divalent metal transporter, with the translated sequence MKESVWTESPENDSKAVVEKVESKKSQKSLDEVNGSIKVPDNAGFWRTLAAYTGPGVLIAVGYMDPGNWITSIAGGAQFKYKLLSVVMISSLIAMLLQSMAAKLGIVTGKDLAQLTREHTSKWGGFALWVITELAIVATDVAEIIGSAIAIELLFHIPLIVGIIITAADVLILLLLMRLGFRKIEAIVATLVVVILAVFLYEVALAQPNMQQMFAGYVPTKDIITNKSMLYLTLGIVGATVMPHDLFLGSSISQTREVDRNNEKALAKAIKFTTIDSNIQLTVAFIVNSLLLVLGAALFFGTNSTLGRFVDLFNSLNNPQIVGAIASPMLSMLFAVALLSSGQSSTITGTLAGQIIMEGFINLKMPMWAQRLLTRLISVTPVLAFAIYYHGNEAKIEDLLTFSQVFLSVALPFAVIPLVIFTSDKKLMGRFANHTWVKWAAWTASVVLIALNVYLICQTVGIIK
- the ribH gene encoding 6,7-dimethyl-8-ribityllumazine synthase, with product MKNMNESKKIAIVVSQFNNIVTDRLLSGAVQTLSQSEIDDGNIVVYQVPGAFEIPRIVNLVSQKDEYSGVIALGAVVKGQTDHYQFISEAVTHQLVELATTAPVPVLFGVLTTDNLEQALNRAGGKAGNKGSECANALLRLLEVELQLN
- a CDS encoding TetR/AcrR family transcriptional regulator, which codes for MYKPELELYYQAGTLDNFTEKQLKILTAAIQIFSEKGYENTSTKEIAEAAGVAEGNIFAKFKNKRGLLNAIIEPVLNRVFPSTIDSFIQDKLSQNYSSTTEFVHALLIDRMDMVKDNDKVFKIFFTELFYDHQVRQNLINIFPNIYWQKLNTLIDELKADHILNSLPNSDIIRTLWSIMGGLVLGYLFFNQPLDDRTIDSGMTALIEAIEPKVF
- the ribB gene encoding 3,4-dihydroxy-2-butanone-4-phosphate synthase, with the translated sequence MSNMEQALADLKAGKLVVVTDDPDREGEGDLLGIAEFATPATVNTMITLARGLLCVPMAPEWAAQQGLNAMTNTSNDAFNTAFLVSADARSTSTGISAFDRATTIKKMADPQATFADFYHPGHAFPLRAVTVGLQERQGHTEAGVSLAKLTSKSPVAYICEIIKPDGHMAKGRDLVEFAHQHNFNLISIAKISEYLANH
- a CDS encoding riboflavin synthase, with translation MFTGIIQSRSRVLDVATIDESLKLTIRRPESFEIQEGSSLAINGVCLTVTDLTSESLMLTVMPETYRKTTLKFLRVNDVVNIEPALTLREPLDGHFVLGHVDQTVKLVKKTQDGNSVKLTFELPDSLATFVAYKGSVALDGTSLTVTQVTDKTFTVNLIPYTADNTGLLNVHQDDQYNLEVDVLARYIQRAQVEADVW
- a CDS encoding sulfite exporter TauE/SafE family protein, which codes for MLQAIMILFPAGIVAGIMSATTGMASLVSYPALLAVGVPPVFANMTNTVSLVLAGAGATISSRRELRHHMSDLWKVLPLTLVGSVIGAVLLLEQPADMFEKVVPFFVLTAGLLLAFPPSAKTLEVRRVSRIRSIGFDAMIIVVGAYTGYFGAAGGVMLLALLSRSGKYEFTTYNALKNVSLGASNLLAAIIYSFRSRIYWLLVIPLALGFFIGGLIGPQIVRLIPDRIMSGIVVVGAIGLSIWLFVDAYGLI
- a CDS encoding DUF4432 family protein — protein: MTTFKLYKDYFEDSERILIKNDEFIVSSFKYSSGVEAIKIKNSRGYLVILPFEGLMIWEAMFDNFDLKMKNTFKQPYSGKQITDSYGPFLFHSGLLSSGNPGPEDDHYAHGEFPLTPMDSSVIDIKDDEIKISSQVEYVKGFGDHYFAEPSVTLKKGSALFDVRMFVKNLSEYQDMPLQYLTHINYKFVEGAEIMQNIPDRAFELRTSIPDHIHPTKEWLDFTGEVSKSGKLINKLDDITHFDPEIVFFGDELNKFAEQAEFRMKMDDIHTVKVSFDTKQYPYVTRWLMYNPDLQVAAFALPATSRTEGRTAAKEAGTLIMLKPQESRDFEVTTGLEDESVEGK
- the ribA gene encoding GTP cyclohydrolase II, producing MVTNNSLQARAQADLPTEYGNFKVIAYAVDQEPPTLLIYKGDLKSVKAPMVRVHSECFTGDVLSSLRCDCGPQLHAALQKIEAAGCGAVIYLRQEGRGIGLVNKLKAYRLQEQGFDTVEANQQLHLPVDSRSYEVAANILQDQGVSHIDLLTNNPDKIKQLSLEGITIDHRIPLEIPANQFDQKYLQTKKRKLHHLLSEVD
- a CDS encoding sugar MFS transporter, producing the protein MQAQKKHGFGFIKFEGQELDNGYTSKMPVFQFVLVSLLFPMWGAAASLNDILITQFKSIFQLSNLASAYVQSAFSLGYFLMDIPASWLIKRTSYKLTIIIGLLLYLIGCVLFFPASAAATYGFFLAALFVLATGLTVIETAADTDSALLGPEKQRTLRLNISQTFLPFGSIAGILLGKYLIFSGGTNLDTQLSKLSGSARIRLGEEALQKTLQPYKYIVIVIAVMIILFLITEFPSGKPKQKVDVPKENLGRTVLNLLKNHNFTYGMFTLFMYVGLQVSVWSFTIRLALDLDHSINERTSSNFVIGSYVAFFIGRILADYLMRKIPHLKVLLWYSVLGFIAIGYMMIDRSFNGVYVAILVSGLMGPGYATIYTETLGFIKDPHQTETAGAMLVMMVVGGGVWPAIQGYVADVTGSMTISFAVHFLTFGAMIVYAYHYIKHPFDGLKEGAKNDNI